Proteins from one Dermacentor variabilis isolate Ectoservices chromosome 1, ASM5094787v1, whole genome shotgun sequence genomic window:
- the LOC142576179 gene encoding uncharacterized protein LOC142576179: MATSTSATMPTCIKELHPLTPLRGLGDCTTAQPPNPLTFAMQTTVLAFASLLLPSLAGLSTGASSVCALPYTGDDPGSCHPPPGECSSLLDVPPEELHTPEITVPWMATSTSATMPTCIKELHPLTPLRGLGDCTTAQPPNPLTFAMQVSTSYALFAKKSSNYILVQFPSPHCCVAIAVECAHVIHSLLMLSGDVETNPGPEGNAAVLAELQKLNAGQTLLITEIQGLKTQLNTTDQTIASLDKRMADLETHYQTLLHLRNDIEIMQSTTIDQAKKIKELETRLDDAENQSRRNNLIFYGIADPASAETWAESEKLIIDVCRKNLDITLEPNDIERAHRLGNHSADRIRPVIVKFLSHKTKDALLSNGRKLKDTNYSIGEDFSRTVRHARKQLLVFAKANSNKYSLRFKTLHIGSKRYVFDASSQAVKEIA, encoded by the coding sequence ATGGCCACATCGACATCAGCAACAATGCCAACATGTATAAAAGAGCTTCACCCGCTGACACCGCTTCGTGGGCTCGGTGACTGCACCACAGCGCAGCCGCCTAATCCGCTTACCTTTGCGATGCAGACGACCGTCCTCGCATTTGCCAGCCTGCTGCTGCCGTCCCTGGCAGGCCTGTCTACGGGGGCGTCATCGGTGTGCGCACTGCCGTACACTGGAGATGACCCTGGCTCCTGCCATCCACCGCCCGGCGAGTGCTCGTCCCTACTGGATGTGCCGCCAGAGGAGCTGCACACACCGGAAATCACAGTACCATGGATGGCCACATCGACATCAGCAACAATGCCAACATGTATAAAAGAGCTTCACCCGCTGACACCACTTCGTGGGCTCGGTGACTGCACCACAGCGCAGCCGCCTAATCCGCTTACCTTTGCGATGCAGGTCAGTACATCATATGCCCTCTTCGCTAAAAAATCCAGTAATTATATTTTGGTGCAGTTTCCGAGCCCGCACTGCTGTGTTGCCATTGCCGTTGAGTGTGCTCACGTAATTCATTCCTTGCTCATGCTATCAGGAGACGTTGAGACTAACCCTGGTCCTGAGGGCAACGCTGCTGTACTCGCTGAACTACAGAAGCTAAACGCGGGACAGACCCTGTTGATTACAGAAATACAGGGCCTCAAAACACAGCTGAACACAACAGACCAAACTATAGCAAGCCTAGACAAACGAATGGCCGATCTCGAAACGCATTACCAAACACTTCTTCACCTCAGAAACGATATTGAAATAATGCAGTCAACCACAATCGACCAAGCTAAAAAGATTAAAGAACTAGAAACACGCCTGGATGACGCGGAAAACCAATCACGTCGGAATAACCTTATTTTCTATGGCATCGCTGACCCTGCTAGCGCTGAAACGTGGGCTGAGTCAGAAAAACTAATCATTGATGTTTGCCGCAAAAATCTTGATATAACCTTGGAACCTAACGACATTGAAAGAGCGCATCGCCTCGGAAATCATTCAGCCGACCGAATTCGTCCCGTAATCGTAAAATTCCTATCTCATAAAACCAAAGACGCACTGTTATCAAATGGCCGTAAATTGAAAGACACAAACTACAGTATTGGAGAGGACTTCTCCCGCACCGTTCGGCACGCGCGTAAACAGTTACTAGTGTTTGCCAAAGCCAATTCCAACAAGTACTCCTTGCGCTTCAAAACCCTGCACATCGGCTCAAAACGCTATGTATTTGACGCATCATCCCAAGCCGTTAAGGAAATAGCATAG